From Pempheris klunzingeri isolate RE-2024b chromosome 16, fPemKlu1.hap1, whole genome shotgun sequence, a single genomic window includes:
- the psmb13a gene encoding proteasome 20S subunit beta 13a: MALSNVLETPAAGFNFDNAARNVALEGLFDGRQTPKPLKTGTTIAGVVFKDGVVLGADTRATSSEVVADKMCAKIHYIAPNIYCCGAGTAADTEKTTELLSSNLTIFSLNSGRNPRVIMAVNILQDMLYRYHGQIGANLILGGVDCTGNHLYTVGPYGSVNEVPYLAMGSGDLAALGILEDGFKPDLELEKAKELVRVAIHAGIMSDLGSGNNIDICVITRQGVDYIRPYQESEYKDNRKMKYRYRPGTTPVLTEKVVPLKLEVVQETVQQMDTA; this comes from the exons ATGGCGTTATCAAATGTCCTCGAAACTCCTGCAGCCGGGTTCAATTTCGACAACGCAGCCAG GAATGTTGCACTAGAGGGTCTTTTTGACGGACGACAGACACCTAAACCTCTGAAAACAGGCACCACGATAGCAGGAGTGGTGTTTAAG GATGGGGTGGTGCTGGGAGCAGACACTCGAGCTACCTCCAGTGAAGTGGTGGCAGACAAGATGTGTGCCAAGATCCATTACATTGCTCCAAATATATA CTGTTGTGGAGCAGGTACAGCAGCAGATACAGAGAAGACCACGGAGCTTCTCTCCTCCAACCTCACCATCTTCTCTCTGAACAGCGGGAGGAACCCTCGTGTCATTATGGCTGTCAACATACTACAGGATATGCTGTACAG ATATCACGGACAAATTGGTGCCAATCTTATACTGGGAGGAGTAGATTGCACTGGGAACCACCTGTACACAGTGGGACCATATGGGAGCGTAAATGAAGTGCCTTACCTGGCAATGG GATCTGGTGATCTGGCTGCTCTAGGGATTCTAGAGGACGGGTTCAAGCCTGACCTGGAG CTGGAGAAGGCGAAGGAGCTGGTCCGCGTTGCGATCCACGCAGGCATCATGAGTGACCTCGGCTCAGGCAACAACATCGACATCTGTGTCATCACCAGACAAGGAGTGGACTACATCAGACCCTACCAGGAGTCAGAGTACAAAGACAACAG gaaaatgaaatacagataTCGTCCAGGCACCACACCGGTTCTGACAGAGAAAGTAGTCCCCTTAAAGCTGGAGGTTGTGCAGGAGACTGTGCAGCAGATGGATACAGCCTGA
- the tap2a gene encoding antigen peptide transporter 2a: MAGNTAAMIRKVVALILAVCVDLSLFYASGHVVIHSVCGHLPRLWVSAALRYFALTAVTLFILGEFKPILVRFITAHSLLPAVFETGTRALYHEETQCGLMADVCCWVMCAGASLAAALFWEITIPDTEEKTENKQKARELFVRVLHLYKPDYLLLLGGLVFLSLAVFCEMFIPFYTGRVIDILGSQYQPSEFISALLFMGLFSVGSSVSAGCRGGLLLCAISAYTCRMKVKLFGALTKQEIGFFETIKTGEITSRLSKDTTLMGRTVCLNVNVLLRTLIKTLGMISLMMNLSWKLTFLVLMETPITGLIQNIYDTHYQRLSLAVQDSMALANEEVNEAVSGIRMVRSFNTEKHEARRYDDRLMDTHILKTRRDAVRAVYLLARRISGLGMQVVMLYYSRLFIKSGQMTTGNLVSFILYQSDLGDNIRTLTYIFGDMLNSVGAAGKVFEYLDRKPQVSTEGKLKPDRLAGHVSFRHLSFAYPAYPNKTVLQDFSLELKSGQMTALVGPSGEGKSTCVSLLERFYEQQDGEILLDNEPLKEYDHYFLHKKIAVVSQEPVLFSGSIRDNITYGLADCSLDEIQEAARKANAHDFIEQLKKGYDTEVGEGGGQLSKSERQRIAIARALVRQPQVLVLDEITSSLDAESENKVQQALASSPNQTLLVIAHRLKTIEKADQIVVIDDGRVQEQGTHQELMDRKGSYYKLREKLFTEGDSPQR; encoded by the exons ATGGCAGGCAATACAGCAGCAATGATCCGCAAAGTTGTTGCTTTGATTTTGGCAGTTTGCGTCGATCTTTCCTTGTTTTACGCGTCCGGACATGTAGTGATTCACAGCGTCTGTGGGCATCTCCCGCGTCTTTGGGTTTCTGCGGCTCTCCGATATTTTGCACTCACTGCTGTGACTCTGTTCATCCTTGGTGAGTTCAAACCGATACTGGTTCGCTTTATAACGGCGCACAGTCTGTTGCCAGCAGTGTTTGAGACCGGGACCAGAGCCCTGTACCATGAGGAGACCCAATGTGGCTTGATGGCCGATGTGTGCTGCTGGGTGATGTGCGCCGGAGCGTCGCTGGCTGCTGCACTGTTTTGGGAGATCACTATCCCCGACActgaagagaagacagagaatAAGCAGAAAGCCAGAGAGCTGTTTGTGAGAGTCCTCCACCTGTACAAACCTGACTATCTCCTGCTGCTAGGAGGGCTTGTGTTCCTGTCTCTGGCTGTTTTCT GTGAGATGTTCATCCCGTTCTACACTGGGAGAGTCATTGACATCCTTGGCAGTCAATACCAGCCGAGCGAGTTCATATCTGCACTTCTCTTCATGGGCCTGTTCTCTGTGGGAAG CTCTGTGAGTGCAGGCTGCAGAGGGGGTCTCTTACTTTGTGCCATCAGTGCCTACACATGCAGGATGAAAGTCAAGCTTTTTGGGGCTTTGACCAAACAGGAAATTGGATTCTTTGAAACCATAAAGACAG GTGAAATCACATCCAGACTGTCTAAAGACACCACCCTGATGGGAAGAACAGTATGcctgaatgtaaatgtgctgCTGAGGACATTGATCAAAACACTGGGCATGATCTCCCTGATGATGAATCTTTCCTGGAAGCTCACATTCCTCGTATTGATGGAGACGCCCATCACTGGCCTCATTCAGAACATCTATGACACACACTACCAG CGGCTGTCCCTGGCAGTACAGGACTCTATGGCTTTGGCAAATGAAGAAGTGAACGAGGCCGTGTCCGGTATTCGTATGGTACGGAGTtttaacacagaaaaacacgAGGCCCGTCGCTATGATGACCGcctgatggacacacacatccttAAAACCCGCCGGGATGCTGTCAGGGCTGTTTACCTACTTGCACGCAGG ATTTCAGGGTTGGGCATGCAGGTGGTCATGTTGTACTACAGCAGGCTGTTCATCAAGAGTGGGCAGATGACTACTGGCAACCTGGTTTCCTTCATTCTCTACCAGTCAGACCTTGGAGACAACATTAGG ACACTCACCTACATCTTTGGCGACATGCTGAACTCAGTGGGGGCTGCTGGAAAAGTGTTTGAGTACCTGGACCGAAAACCTCAGGTCAGCACAGAGGGAAAACTGAAGCCTGATCGGCTGGCAGGACACGTCAGCTTCCGGCATCTCAGCTTTGCCTATCCTGCATACCCCAACAAAACAGTGCTGCAG GACTTTTCTTTGGAGCTGAAGTCAGGTCAGATGACAGCATTGGTCGGCCCATCTGGAGAAGGAAAAAGCACCTGTGTGAGTCTGCTGGAGCGATTCTATGAGCAGCAGGATGGAGAAATCCTACTGGACAACGAACCACTGAAAGAGTATGACCACTATTTCCTCCACAAGAAG ATTGCAGTGGTGAGCCAGGAGCCCGTGCTCTTCTCTGGCTCCATCAGAGACAACATCACCTATGGGCTTGCTGACTGCTCACTGGATGAGATCCAGGAAGCAGCACGCAAAGCAAATGCCCATGACTTCATCGAGCAGCTGAAGAAAGGCTATGATACAG AGGTGGGTGAGGGTGGTGGCCAGTTATCAAAGAGTGAGAGGCAACGTATTGCGATCGCTCGAGCTCTGGTCAGACAACCACAGGTCCTCGTTCTGGATGAAATAACCAGCTCCCTGGATGCTGAGAGTGAAAATAAG GTTCAGCAGGCCCTGGCTAGTTCTCCCAACCAGACTCTGCTGGTGATCGCTCACAGGCTGAAGACTATTGAGAAGGCTGATCAGATTGTTGTGATTGATGACGGTAGAGTTCAGGAGCAAGGGACTCACCAGGAGCTGATGGACAGGAAAGGGAGCTACTACAAACTGAGAGAGAAGCTCTTCACTGAGGGAGACTCACCACAGCGATGA
- the psmb12 gene encoding proteasome 20S subunit beta 12, with protein sequence MEKRCTESQVKGVSTGTTILAATFDGGVVIGSDSRASIGGEYVSSKTINKVIQVHDRIFCCMAGSLADAQAVTKAAKFQLSFHSIQMETPPLVIAAASVLKELCYKNKDELQAGFITAGWDRKKGPQVYVVSLGGMLVSQPVTIGGSGSTYIYGYVDAKYKPNMSREECLQFATNALALAMGRDNVSGGVAHLVVITETGAEHVVVPGDKLPRFHDE encoded by the exons atggagaaacgCTGCACGGAGTCACAAGTCAAAGGAGTCAGCACAGGG ACCACCATCCTGGCTGCCACCTTTGATGGAGGGGTCGTGATTGGTTCAGATTCCAGAGCTTCCATTGGAGG aGAATATGTGTCATCTAAGACGATCAACAAAGTGATTCAGGTTCATGACAGGATCTTCTGCTGCATGGCCGGCTCACTTGCAGATGCTCAGGCCGTCACCAAAGCTGCAAAGTTCCAGCTCTCCTTCCACAG TATCCAGATGGAGACCCCTCCTCTGGTGatagcagcagcatcagtgctGAAAGAGCTGtgttacaaaaacaaagatgagcTACAGGCCGGCTTCATCACAGCAGGCtgggacagaaagaaaggacCGCAG GTGTATGTCGTGTCTCTAGGCGGGATGTTGGTCAGTCAGCCTGTTACCATCGGAGGTTCAGGCAGCACTTACATCTACGGCTATGTTGACGCCAAATACAAACCCAACATGAGCCGAGAGGAGTGCCTACAGTTTGCCACTAATG CTCTTGCTCTGGCCATGGGCAGAGACAACGTCAGCGGGGGCGTGGCTCACCTGGTGGTGATCACCGAAACGGGGGCGGAGCACGTGGTGGTACCTGGTGACAAGCTGCCCAGGTTCCATGATGAGTGA
- the psmb9a gene encoding proteasome subunit beta type-9, which yields MLEEAGAVWLSEEVKTGTTIIAIEFNGGVVLGSDSRVSAGASVVNRVMNKLSPLHDKIYCALSGSAADAQTIAEIVNYQLDVHSIEIGEDPQVRSAATLVRNISYKYKEELSAHLIVAGWDRRDGGQVFATLNGLLTRQPFAVGGSGSSYVYGFVDAEYRRGMSKEECQQFVVNTLSLAMNRDGSSGGVAYIVTIDEHSTEEKVVLGNDLPTFFDQ from the exons ATGTTGGAAGAAGCGGGAGCCGTGTGGTTGTCTGAGGAGGTGAAAACTGGA ACGACCATCATTGCCATAGAGTTTAACGGAGGTGTCGTGCTGGGGTCTGATTCCCGAGTGTCTGCAGG AGCGTCAGTGGTGAACAGGGTGATGAACAAGCTGTCTCCCCTCCATGACAAGATCTACTGCGCTCTGTCAGGCTCTGCAGCAGATGCTCAGACTATCGCTGAGATTGTCAACTACCAGCTAGATGTTCACAG TATTGAGATAGGTGAGGACCCCCAGGTTCGCTCAGCTGCCACTCTTGTGAGGAACATCTCCTACAAGTACAAGGAGGAGCTGTCGGCGCATCTCATCGTGGCCGGCTGGGACagaagagatggaggacag GTGTTTGCCACCCTGAACGGTCTCCTGACACGGCAGCCTTTTGCAGTTGGTGGCTCTGGCAGCTCATATGTTTATGGGTTTGTCGATGCTGAGTATCGCAGGGGCATGAGTAAGGAGGAGTGCCAGCAGTTTGTTGTCAACA CTCTCTCTTTGGCAATGAACCGTGATGGCTCCAGTGGTGGCGTGGCCTACATTGTGACCATTGAtgaacacagcacagaggagaaagtCGTTCTAGGAAATGACTTACCCACCTTCTTTGATCAGTGA
- the psmb8a gene encoding proteasome subunit beta type-8, whose amino-acid sequence MALFDVSGFKTYSELRRQILPAGQTHLVDRTNHYNFGTKTQEFAVPLGVDPSRFLKSCNRDGGVCIELNHGTTTLAFKFSHGVIVAVDSRASAGNYLASKDANKVIEINPYLLGTMSGSAADCQYWERLLAKECRLYKLRNNHRISVAAASKLLSNMMLGYRGMGLSMGSMICGWDKEGPGLYYVDDNGTRLSGRMFSTGCGNSYAYGVVDSGYREDMTVEEAYELGRRGIAHATHRDAYSGGVVNMYHMQEDGWIKVCKEDVSELIHRYRKGMF is encoded by the exons ATGGCTCTTTTCGATGTGAGCGGGTTTAAGACTTATTCTGAGCTCCGGAGGCAGATTCTTCCTGCAGGACAGACGCACCTCGTTGACCGAACCAACCACTACAATTTTGGGACCAAAACACAAGAATTTGCTGTACCTCTGGGAGTGGAC cCCTCAAGGTTTCTCAAGTCCTGCAACCGTGATGGAGGTGTGTGTATAGAGCTGAACCACGGTACGACCACCCTGGCCTTCAAGTTCAGTCATGGAGTCATCGTGGCCGTGGACTCCAGAGCCTCAGCTGGCAATTACTTGG CATCCAAAGACGCCAACAAGGTCATAGAGATCAACCCCTACCTGCTGGGCACCATGTCGGGCAGCGCTGCAGACTGCCAGTACTGGGAGAGGCTCCTGGCCAAAGAATGCAG ACTGTACAAGCTGAGGAACAACCACAGGAtctctgtggctgctgcctCCAAGCTGCTGTCAAACATGATGCTGGGTTACAGAGGCATGGGCCTCTCCATGGGAAGCATGATCTGTGGATGGGACAAAGAG GGCCCTGGTCTGTACTATGTGGATGATAACGGGACCCGTCTATCTGGCCGTATGTTCTCCACCGGCTGTGGCAACAGTTACGCCTACGGTGTGGTGGACAGCGGTTACAGGGAAGACATGACGGTCGAGGAGGCGTATGAACTGGGCCGTCGCGGCATCGCTCACGCTACACACCGGGATGCTTACTCTGGAGGGGTGGTCAACA tgTACCACATGCAGGAGGACGGCTGGATAAAGGTGTGTAAGGAAGACGTATCAGAGTTGATCCACCGCTACAGGAAGGGAATGTTCTGA